A region from the Nocardioides coralli genome encodes:
- a CDS encoding ABC transporter substrate-binding protein: MRSIKRAAPVAMVAALALGITSCAESERSDDGGGSGEGGGTFIFGAAGAPEMFDPFYATDGETFRVTRQMFEGLLGIEPGSAEVVPELATEWTSNEEGTEWTFTLRDDVKFHDGTDFNAEAVCANFERMFDQNEAGRTAGEYWGYVMGSFANDAENSLYQGCEATDEFEATVTINSATSGFPTMLTLESLSMQSPTALEEGDANGIEAQGEGFAFPDYAQNPVGTGPFQFVEYDEANAEVTLERFDDYWGEAAKVEEIVFRVIPDESTRRQELEAGSIMGYDLPNPVDWAALEESGNSVEVRPAFNILYLGLNPEANPALKDLKVRQAIYHAIDREQLIQTQLPEGAEVATQFMPSTVSGYNTGLEPYAYDPDQAKQLLQEAGAQNLTLNFAFPTEVTRPYMPDPQKIYEAIRTNLEAVGIKIKVSSAAWTGGYLDNVSAEPGKYDAYLLGWTGDYDSAFNFIGTFFGNLKDNDFGTDTMPWGKQLADDLKAADAIVDEAERTAAFEEINRAIMEDYLPGLPISHSPPALVVGPEVEGLIPSPLTAEEFDTVSVGGE, translated from the coding sequence ATGAGATCCATCAAGAGGGCGGCTCCGGTCGCCATGGTGGCCGCTCTGGCGCTCGGCATCACGTCCTGCGCCGAGTCCGAGCGGAGCGACGACGGCGGCGGCTCGGGCGAGGGTGGTGGCACCTTCATCTTCGGCGCCGCCGGCGCCCCCGAGATGTTCGACCCGTTCTACGCCACCGACGGCGAGACCTTCCGCGTGACGCGGCAGATGTTCGAGGGCCTGCTCGGCATCGAGCCCGGCAGCGCCGAGGTCGTGCCCGAGCTGGCGACCGAGTGGACCTCCAACGAGGAGGGCACGGAGTGGACGTTCACCCTGCGTGACGACGTCAAGTTCCACGACGGCACCGACTTCAACGCCGAGGCCGTGTGCGCCAACTTCGAGCGGATGTTCGACCAGAACGAGGCCGGCCGCACCGCCGGCGAGTACTGGGGCTACGTCATGGGCTCCTTCGCCAACGACGCCGAGAACTCCCTCTACCAGGGCTGTGAGGCCACCGACGAGTTCGAGGCGACGGTGACCATCAACAGCGCGACGTCGGGCTTCCCGACGATGCTGACCCTCGAGTCGCTCTCGATGCAGTCGCCCACCGCGCTGGAGGAGGGTGACGCCAACGGCATCGAGGCCCAGGGCGAGGGCTTCGCGTTCCCGGACTACGCCCAGAACCCCGTCGGCACCGGGCCGTTCCAGTTCGTGGAGTACGACGAGGCCAACGCCGAGGTCACCCTCGAGCGCTTCGACGACTACTGGGGCGAGGCCGCCAAGGTCGAGGAGATCGTGTTCCGCGTCATCCCCGACGAGAGCACCCGCCGTCAGGAGCTCGAGGCCGGCAGCATCATGGGCTACGACCTGCCGAACCCGGTCGACTGGGCAGCCCTCGAGGAGAGCGGCAACTCGGTCGAGGTCCGGCCGGCGTTCAACATCCTCTACCTCGGCCTGAACCCCGAGGCCAACCCGGCGCTGAAGGACCTCAAGGTCCGGCAGGCGATCTACCACGCCATCGACCGTGAGCAGCTGATCCAGACCCAGCTGCCCGAGGGTGCCGAGGTCGCCACGCAGTTCATGCCGTCGACGGTGAGCGGCTACAACACCGGCCTGGAGCCGTACGCCTACGACCCCGACCAGGCCAAGCAGCTGCTGCAGGAGGCCGGCGCGCAGAACCTGACGCTGAACTTCGCCTTCCCGACCGAGGTCACCCGGCCCTACATGCCGGACCCGCAGAAGATCTACGAGGCGATCCGCACCAACCTCGAGGCGGTCGGCATCAAGATCAAGGTGTCCAGCGCGGCGTGGACCGGTGGCTACCTCGACAACGTCTCGGCCGAGCCCGGCAAGTACGACGCGTACCTGCTCGGGTGGACCGGTGACTACGACTCGGCGTTCAACTTCATCGGCACCTTCTTCGGCAACCTGAAGGACAACGACTTCGGGACCGACACGATGCCGTGGGGCAAGCAGCTCGCCGACGACCTCAAGGCGGCCGACGCCATCGTCGACGAGGCCGAGCGCACCGCGGCGTTCGAGGAGATCAACCGGGCCATCATGGAGGACTACCTCCCGGGCCTGCCGATCAGCCACTCCCCGCCGGCCCTCGTGGTCGGTCCGGAGGTGGAGGGTCTGATCCCCAGCCCGCTGACGGCTGAGGAGTTCGACACCGTGAGTGTCGGCGGCGAATGA